The following proteins are encoded in a genomic region of Brachypodium distachyon strain Bd21 chromosome 1, Brachypodium_distachyon_v3.0, whole genome shotgun sequence:
- the LOC100842478 gene encoding eukaryotic translation initiation factor 5A-1/2, protein MSDSEEHHFESKADSGASKTYPQQAGTIRKSGHIVIKGRPCKVVEVSTSKTGKHGHAKCHFVAIDIFNGKKLEDIVPSSHNCDIPHVDRQDYQLIDITDDGFVSLLTENGGTKDDLKLPTDDALLTQIKDGFDAGKDLILSVMSAMGEEQICAVKEIGGGK, encoded by the exons ATGTCGGACTCGGAGGAGCACCACTTCGAGTCCAAGGCCGACTCCGGCGCATCCAAGACCTACCCGCAGCAGGCCGGCACCATCCGCAAGAGTGGCCACATCGTCATCAAGGGCCGCCCCTGCAAG GTTGTTGAGGTTTCCACTTCCAAGACTGGGAAGCACGGTCACGCAAAGTGCCACTTTGTTGCCATTGACATTTTCAATGGAAAGAAGCTTGAGGATATTGTTCCTTCTTCCCACAATTGTGAT ATCCCCCATGTTGACCGTCAGGATTATCAGCTGATTGACATAACTGATGATGGATTT GTCAGCCTTCTCACTGAGAATGGTGGCACTAAGGATGACCTGAAGCTTCCCACTGATGATGCTCTTCTTACCCAG ATCAAGGATGGGTTTGATGCAGGCAAGGACCTTATCCTGTCTGTGATGTCTGCCATGGGTGAAGAACAGATCTGTGCCGTGAAGGAAATTGGGGGCGGCAAGTAA
- the LOC100842168 gene encoding zinc finger CCCH domain-containing protein 55, giving the protein MYGQGGGFNPHYRHAAPLPPPPQQPLPPPPPPHAGVTGGFPQQPLPPLSQYQQPPAMRPPPGPYQHGVPPQFQNQGYPYPHPGQMHHMPMLPQQRGFGHMPMSGPPPSQAMYQPPPQYPMSGPLPPPPPRPPSIAPDDLPPPPPPSPPLVAPSPPAAPATAQSRAQPEGAPDAGRDGKSEKAATDLIVSDDSDMDMGGDEDSPSRVNLSVVNSSPAAAECSGDVNAPKAVNDTSGLGNDLPPGSSGKSKMGNVTMEAGGQMQLIQQGYASDDSEDEEHTGASSNPLLLPEDNEPSHPSDRNTEFGRQQVTKAEENVNAAPSRPHELKDDRDPIKYSSGELGHPLKESLSGSESAGMQQSERHGRIQMKRSRDQSPQAGRSCSPSRGDEHSPPRSSSPGRQSKSPVAKRANLHQSKSSHQVSLLPGQPLLASSDFPQTQFQPNAMAPANDFLRNQMRTYPAPDLSHPRPLDFHPHTLQPVVPCQQQPATFHADEFKRPYSLDSAPVPLQDGRPGYSGGVGLSYSHQSSYGPQQPPPGSLASGANIAYPSFPIFPSNLPGSSDFIPAPDAILPKSSIKPHYNPFASTFETDPTLDIGPVLSPNAVASSSARAGEHMNTLNHFGQSAAGSGTHFIESSAEVVPDRQKQSRPGFTSTGPYDPLLDSIEPSGNSIDKDIGQEANLSATGSRNASKLVNIEVESKNMQGLGLVAESEVGELGEVAADTETGVVENVSPEPLGAKDWSSDIPGDIDNDQSLDVSKKSKDSRSMKLFKAAIADFVKEVLKPSWRQGNMSREAFKMIVKKTVDKVANSVPSNHIPKTPAKIKQYVQSSQRKVTKLVMGYVERYVKL; this is encoded by the exons ATGTACGGGCAGGGAGGGGGTTTCAATCCGCACTACCGTCATGCcgccccgctgccgccaccaccgcaGCAACCactgcccccgccgccgccaccccatGCTGGGGTGACCGGCGGCttcccgcagcagccgctgccgccgctgtcgCAGTACCAGCAGCCCCCGGCAATGCGGCCTCCGCCTGGGCCGTACCAGCATGGCGTGCCGCCGCAGTTTCAGAACCAGGGCTACCCCTACCCCCATCCTGGCCAGATGCACCACATGCCAATGCTGCCGCAACAGAGGGGTTTCGGGCATATGCCGATgtccgggccgccgccgtcgcaaGCTATGTATCAGCCCCCTCCGCAGTATCCCATGTCAGGGCCTctccctccaccgccgccgcggccacctaGCATTGCTCCAGATGAcctgccgcctccgccgccgccttctccacCTCTTGTTGCTCCCTCGCCACCAGCTGCTCCTGCAACTGCGCAGTCACGTGCGCAGCCAGAAGGTGCCCCTGATGCTGGCCGTGACGGCAAAAGTGAGAAGGCAGCTACTGATTTAATTGTGTCTGATGACTCCGATATGGATATGGGTG GAGATGAAGACTCACCATCACGGGTAAATCTGAGTGTAGTCAATTCttcgcctgctgctgctgaatgTTCTGGAGATGTTAATGCACCAAAGGCTGTGAATGACACGTCCGGCCTTGGCAATGATTTGCCACCTGGCAGCAGTGGAAAGTCTAAAATGGGAAATGTGACCATGGAAGCTGGGGGCCAAATGCAGTTAATACAGCAAGGGTATGCCTCAGATGATAGTGAGGATGAGGAGCATACTGGTGCTTCCAGCAACCCTTTGCTATTGCCTGAAGATAATGAGCCGAGTCATCCAAGTGATAGAAATACTGAATTTGGTCGCCAGCAGGTTACTAAGGCAGAGGAAAATGTGAATGCAGCTCCGTCCAGACCGCATGAGCTCAAGGATGACAGAGACCCAATAAAATACAGTTCAGGTGAGCTTGGGCATCCTCTCAAAGAAAGTTTAAGTGGCAGTGAGTCTGCTGGGATGCAACAGAGTGAAAGGCATGGGAGGATCCAGATGAAACGAAGCCGTGACCAGTCTCCTCAGGCTGGGAGAAGCTGTAGCCCTTCGAGGGGAGATGAGCACAGTCCACCCCGAAG TTCATCACCTGGAAGACAAAGCAAGTCACCAGTTGCTAAGCGGGCTAATCTACATCAGAGCAAATCATCACACCAAGTGAGTTTGCTACCAGGACAACCTTTACTTGCAAGTTCAGACTTTCCTCAGACACAGTTTCAGCCAAATGCCATGGCGCCAGCAAATGATTTCCTGCGGAATCAGATGAGAACCTATCCTGCACCAGATCTTTCTCATCCCAGGCCATTGGATTTCCATCCTCATACCCTCCAGCCGGTTGTTCCTTGTCAACAGCAGCCTGCTACCTTTCACGCTGATGAGTTTAAAAGGCCTTATTCTCTTGATAGTGCCCCTGTTCCTCTTCAAGATGGACGGCCAGGGTATTCTGGTGGTGTGGGTCTGTCTTATTCTCATCAGTCTTCATATGGCCCGCAACAGCCTCCTCCCGGCAGTCTGGCTTCGGGTGCAAACATAGCTTACCCATCTTTCCCGATATTTCCATCAAATCTGCCAGGAAGTAGTGACTTTATTCCTGCACCTGATGCTATTCTGCCAAAGTCATCTATCAAACCACACTACAACCCGTTTGCATCTACCTTTGAAACAGATCCGACTCTAGATATTGGTCCTGTTCTAAGTCCAAATGCAGTTGCATCCTCTTCAGCAAGAGCAGGAGAGCATATGAATACACTTAATCATTTTGGTCAGTCTGCTGCTGGATCTGGAACTCATTTCATCGAAAGTTCTGCAGAAGTTGTGCCTGACCGGCAAAAACAATCTCGTCCTGGGTTTACTTCTACGGGTCCCTATGATCCACTGCTTGATAGTATTGAACCCTCAGGCAACTCAATCGACAAGGATATTGGTCAAGAGGCAAATCTGAGTGCCACTGGTAGTCGCAATGCATCGAAACTTGTGAATATAGAAGTGGAGAGCAAGAATATGCAGGGACTCGGGCTGGTTGCTGAATCAGAAGTTGGAGAACTGGGAGAGGTGGCAGCAGATACTGAAACTGGTGTGGTAGAGAATGTGAGTCCTGAGCCCTTAGGTGCTAAAGACTGGAGCTCAGACATCCCCGGTGATATTGACAATGATCAATCATTGGATGTAAGCAAGAAGAGTAAGGATTCCAGATCAATGAAGCTTTTTAAGGCTGCTATTGCAGATTTTGTCAAGGAAGTTCTTAAGCCATCATGGAGGCAGGGAAACATGAGCAGAGAGGCTTTCAAAATGATTGTGAAGAAAACAGTTGATAAGGTTGCTAACTCAGTCCCTAGCAATCATATACCAAAAACACCAGCCAAGATTAAACAGTATGTCCAGTCGTCTCAAAGGAAAGTGACCAAACTAGTAATG GGCTATGTTGAAAGGTATGTGAAGTTATAG
- the LOC100843090 gene encoding mavicyanin: MATNPDQVRPSRAGRTTTLLLAALVAAVASSLPAPAAAANYTVGDEKGWNPKVDYTAWVKKHKPFYKGDWLLFQYQNGRSDVVQVDEVGYDNCDKESAISSHSKGTSFAFQLKEAKDYFFICSYGYCYSGMKLAVTAKKGSASSSTSPSSPSSDDSDSDDSDSSSEKSPAAKKSSSKSAAAAFHAAAAPLVTAAVAASAVLLRML, from the exons ATGGCCACGAATCCAGATCAGGTGCGGCCGAGCCGAGCAGGAAGGACGACGACGCTCCTGCTGGCGGCGCTGGTGGCGGCTGTGGCGTCGTCTctgccggctccggcggcggccgccaacTACACGGTGGGCGACGAGAAGGGGTGGAACCCCAAGGTGGACTACACCGCCTGGGTCAAGAAGCACAAGCCCTTCTACAAGGGCGACTGGCTCC TGTTCCAGTACCAGAACGGGCGGTCGGACGTGGTGCAGGTGGACGAGGTGGGCTACGACAACTGCGACAAGGAGAGCGCCATTAGCAGCCACAGCAAGGGGACGAGCTTCGCGTTCCAGCTCAAGGAGGCCAAGGACTACTTCTTCATCTGCAGCTACGGCTACTGCTACTCCGGCATGAAGCTCGCAGTCACCGCCAAGAAGGGCtccgcttcttcttcaacctcGCCCTCTTCCCCGTCCTCCGACGATTCCGATTCCGACGACTCTGATTCTTCTTCCGAGAAGTCGCCGGCCGCCAAGAAGTCCTCATCCaagtccgccgccgccgccttccacgccgccgctgctccactcgtcaccgccgccgtcgcagccTCCGCCGTGCTGCTCAGGATGCTCTGA
- the LOC104582345 gene encoding uncharacterized protein LOC104582345: MSAITKREFDELAQHGGNYLAWATDVEIWLEGKQLLSPIGLGGKGAPAATSVENAQALHFLRHHLCATLKIEYMAERSALALWTALKRWFERLKYSTQPQTEAEWARLRVADFRSVGEYNSALHRICTRLRLCGVTVTDSQKIEKTLSTFHPDAVQSSRSYRQANYKEYSELVDILQVAEAHDEVLKKNVVVQPLGASARPEVQANAFKILKPLKKKRGKRGKKAGKDKKEAKVPKGPHVCFRCGRKSHYSRDCRAPQHVADAYKARKAHEANLTIYGGGGSVVPQVAPPQMIPTPPSLAMLQASTTDTTTPMDVEPSGNPPFGLDLGDAAALFTMDDVTTNDIALEVNGLMEEST; encoded by the coding sequence ATGTCGGCAATCACCAAGCGCGAGTTTGACGAACTTGCACAGCATGGTGGTAACTACCTTGCATGGGCAACTGATGTGGAAATCTGGCTCGAGGGTAAACAACTCTTGAGCCCGATTGGCTTGGGTGGCAAAGGTGCCCCTGCCGCCACGTCGGTTGAGAATGCCCAGGCTTTGCACTTCCTACGCCACCACCTCTGCGCCACACTCAAGATTGAGTACATGGCTGAGCGGAGTGCCTTAGCCTTATGGACCGCCCTCAAACGCTGGTTCGAAAGACTGAAGTACTCCACCCAGCCCCAGACAGAGGCGGAATGGGCCCGGTTGAGGGTTGCGGATTTCCGGTCCGTTGGTGAGTACAACTCGGCTTTACACCGAATTTGTACTCGTCTTCGGCTATGCGGTGTTACAGTCACCGATAGCCAGAAGATTGAGAAGACTCTCTCAACCTTTCATCCAGATGCCGTGCAGTCCTCCCGGAGCTACCGACAGGCGAACTACAAGGAATATTCTGAGCTGGTCGACATCCTCCAAGTGGCTGAGGCGCATGACGAGGTTCTCAAAAAGAACGTTGTCGTGCAACCACTGGGGGCTAGTGCGCGCCCAGAAGTACAGGCCAACGCTTTCAAAATCCTCAAGCCcctcaagaagaagaggggcaaGAGGGGCAAGAAGGCAGGGAAGGACAAGAAGGAGGCCAAGGTGCCCAAGGGGCCCCATGTGTGTTTCAGGTGCGGCAGGAAGTCTCATTATTCCCGCGATTGTCGCGCACCTCAGCACGTAGCGGATGCTTATAAGGCGAGGAAGGCACATGAGGCCAACCTCACCATCTACGGAGGGGGAGGATCTGTGGTGCCCCAAGTGGCGCCGCCACAGATGATCCCTACACCGCCATCCTTGGCGATGTTACAGGCATCCACTACTGACACCACCACACCGATGGATGTTGAACCCTCGGGGAATCCTCCATTTGGTCTGGACTTGGGAGACGCTGCAGCACTTTTCACCATGGATGACGTGACCACAAACGACATTGCGCTTGAGGTCAACGGTCTCATGGAAGAGTCTACCTAG